A genome region from Archaeoglobus fulgidus DSM 4304 includes the following:
- a CDS encoding H/ACA ribonucleoprotein complex subunit GAR1, which translates to MSRLRTLGRVKHMSKTGMLVVTLNPAYIPKIGDKVVTRRMEHIGFVADVIGPVSSPYALVKPKNLDKIIFEELYVVKEYGGGRKGKGKGSREGSRKKGNRKGRGR; encoded by the coding sequence ATGAGCAGGTTGCGGACACTTGGTAGAGTAAAGCATATGTCAAAAACTGGAATGCTTGTGGTGACTCTAAATCCTGCGTACATCCCCAAAATAGGGGATAAGGTTGTTACAAGGAGGATGGAGCACATTGGATTTGTTGCTGACGTTATCGGGCCAGTATCTTCCCCCTACGCTTTAGTTAAGCCGAAAAATCTGGATAAGATAATATTTGAAGAATTATATGTGGTGAAGGAGTATGGCGGAGGTAGAAAAGGTAAGGGAAAAGGAAGTAGAGAAGGAAGTAGAAAGAAAGGAAATAGAAAGGGAAGAGGACGTTGA
- a CDS encoding transcription initiation factor IIB, with product MAEVEKVREKEVEKEVERKEIEREEDVEVCPECGSPRLIRDYRRGEFICQDCGLVIEDTYIDAGPEWRAFDSEQRDKRSRVGAPVTYTIHDKGLSTIIDWSNKDYYGKAISVRNRAQLFRLRKWQRRIRISNATERNLAFALSELDRMASALGLPKSVRETAAVIYRKAVEKNLIRGRSIEGVVAAALYAACRQAGVPRTLDEIATYSRVDRKEIGRTYRFITRELGLKLMPTSPADYIPRFCAALGLSGEVQKKAIEIIKKAEERELTSGRGPTGVAAAALYVASILLGERRTQREVAEVAGVTEVTIRNRYKELAEKLGIEIIL from the coding sequence ATGGCGGAGGTAGAAAAGGTAAGGGAAAAGGAAGTAGAGAAGGAAGTAGAAAGAAAGGAAATAGAAAGGGAAGAGGACGTTGAAGTCTGTCCTGAGTGTGGAAGTCCCCGCCTCATTCGCGATTACCGCAGAGGAGAGTTCATCTGTCAGGATTGCGGTCTGGTAATCGAGGACACGTACATCGACGCAGGGCCTGAGTGGAGGGCTTTTGACAGTGAGCAGAGAGACAAGAGGAGCAGAGTTGGTGCGCCTGTAACCTACACAATCCACGATAAGGGCCTGTCAACAATAATCGACTGGAGCAACAAGGACTACTACGGCAAGGCAATTTCCGTGAGAAACAGGGCTCAGCTTTTCAGACTGAGGAAATGGCAGAGAAGAATCAGAATCAGCAACGCTACGGAGAGAAACCTCGCCTTTGCCCTCAGCGAGCTTGACAGGATGGCCTCAGCCCTTGGCCTGCCGAAGAGCGTTAGGGAGACTGCTGCTGTAATCTACAGGAAGGCCGTAGAGAAGAACCTCATAAGGGGCAGGAGCATTGAGGGTGTGGTTGCCGCTGCTCTCTACGCAGCCTGCAGGCAGGCTGGAGTACCGAGAACGCTGGACGAAATAGCCACATACTCAAGAGTGGACAGAAAGGAGATTGGCAGAACCTACAGGTTTATCACGAGGGAGCTTGGGCTGAAGCTGATGCCCACAAGCCCTGCAGACTACATTCCGCGCTTCTGCGCTGCCCTTGGACTGAGCGGAGAGGTTCAGAAGAAGGCCATTGAAATCATCAAGAAGGCGGAGGAGAGGGAGCTTACAAGCGGAAGGGGTCCGACAGGAGTTGCAGCGGCTGCACTTTACGTTGCATCAATACTGCTTGGAGAAAGAAGAACGCAGAGGGAAGTTGCCGAGGTAGCGGGAGTTACGGAGGTAACGATAAGAAACCGCTACAAGGAGCTTGCCGAGAAGCTGGGTATAGAAATAATCCTCTAA
- a CDS encoding ABC transporter ATP-binding protein, giving the protein MRAVECRDVWMVYRTFMERGIVALRGIDLDIEDGVIFGLLGPNGAGKTTLISILSTILIPTKGEVRILGMDAFKNTRKVRERINISSGVRMPWGMKVYECLRFYAMCYGITDRRVVDRVISEFELEEHRNKRFDDLSTGNKQKANLARAFLNDPEVVFLDEPTANLDPDMAKKIRQMILRIKEEKDVTIVLTTHNMREAEMLCDRIAFIKEGKIVAEGTSEELKKYTKMSERVILKLKGNAKKLHIPYPYRMDGNTLIAFVEDAEKALPSIVVRLAEQGVFVESAKMEEITLEDVFIELAEGS; this is encoded by the coding sequence GTGAGGGCAGTAGAGTGCAGAGACGTCTGGATGGTTTACAGGACTTTCATGGAGAGGGGTATTGTGGCATTGAGGGGAATCGACCTCGACATTGAGGACGGAGTTATTTTCGGATTGCTCGGTCCCAACGGGGCAGGAAAAACGACCCTGATTTCCATTCTGTCCACGATCCTGATTCCGACAAAGGGCGAGGTGAGGATTCTCGGAATGGACGCCTTCAAGAACACCAGGAAGGTGAGGGAGAGAATTAACATCTCAAGCGGAGTCAGAATGCCGTGGGGGATGAAAGTCTACGAGTGCCTCCGCTTCTACGCAATGTGCTACGGAATTACCGATAGAAGAGTAGTCGATAGGGTAATCTCGGAATTCGAGCTTGAGGAGCACAGAAACAAGAGGTTCGATGACCTCTCAACCGGAAACAAGCAGAAGGCCAATCTGGCAAGAGCCTTTCTGAACGATCCTGAGGTTGTTTTTCTCGACGAGCCAACGGCAAATCTGGATCCAGATATGGCAAAAAAGATACGCCAGATGATTTTGAGGATAAAGGAGGAGAAGGACGTAACCATTGTTTTAACCACCCACAACATGAGGGAGGCCGAGATGCTTTGCGACAGAATAGCCTTCATCAAGGAAGGAAAAATTGTTGCCGAAGGAACTTCTGAAGAGCTTAAGAAATACACGAAAATGAGCGAAAGGGTGATTTTAAAGCTGAAAGGTAATGCCAAAAAACTGCACATCCCTTATCCTTACAGGATGGATGGAAACACGCTTATTGCCTTCGTTGAAGATGCGGAAAAAGCACTTCCCTCAATCGTGGTAAGGCTGGCGGAGCAGGGTGTGTTTGTCGAATCGGCAAAGATGGAGGAGATAACTCTTGAAGACGTCTTTATCGAGCTTGCAGAGGGGTCTTAG
- a CDS encoding ABC transporter permease produces the protein MMLLDMWSMSLKYTIVTPAPFYRMVTGAWLFGSLRGVISLALLILLSAWLFGFTLTLPATAMAAFVLGILLSAMLIGIFNCILILVFGRRAEIFAWTLSAIVMIFCGIYYPVTILPEPFRAIGLMIPITHYLEFFRSFYGFQSIFPDPLLIAFAETLVYLALLLVVAEISMLRARRTGLVLKLSD, from the coding sequence GTGATGCTCCTCGACATGTGGAGCATGAGCCTGAAGTACACCATAGTCACTCCTGCACCCTTCTACCGGATGGTGACTGGAGCGTGGCTTTTCGGCTCGCTGAGAGGTGTTATTTCTCTCGCACTTCTTATTCTGCTGAGCGCATGGCTCTTCGGTTTCACGCTCACCCTCCCTGCAACGGCAATGGCAGCGTTTGTTCTGGGAATACTGCTCAGCGCAATGCTCATCGGAATTTTCAACTGCATACTGATTTTGGTTTTTGGCAGGAGGGCTGAGATATTCGCCTGGACCCTCAGCGCTATAGTGATGATTTTCTGCGGCATTTACTATCCAGTAACAATTCTGCCGGAACCTTTCAGGGCTATAGGCCTTATGATTCCAATAACGCACTATCTCGAGTTTTTCAGGTCCTTCTACGGATTTCAGAGCATTTTTCCAGACCCTCTGCTCATTGCCTTTGCCGAAACGCTTGTTTACCTCGCCTTACTGCTTGTTGTTGCGGAAATCAGCATGCTGAGGGCGAGGAGGACAGGGCTTGTGCTGAAGCTCTCGGATTAG
- the tpiA gene encoding triose-phosphate isomerase — protein sequence MGVVIINFKAYKEGFGKRALELAKIAENVASRCDEYVGIAVSFLDLPVIAREVSIDVYAQHVDAVGFGSHTGRINADMIAEYGAKGSLVNHSERRLKLADIEFNVSRLRELGLTSVVCTNNVPTTAAAAALNPDFVAVEPPELIGSGIPVSKAEPEVVENSVKAAKEVNKSVRVLCGAGITTHEDYVKALELGAEGVLLASGVVKAEDQKRALEELVGLL from the coding sequence ATGGGGGTTGTGATAATAAACTTCAAGGCGTATAAGGAGGGATTTGGAAAAAGGGCGCTTGAGCTGGCGAAGATTGCCGAAAACGTGGCGTCGAGATGCGATGAGTATGTTGGCATAGCCGTCTCCTTCCTCGACCTCCCCGTAATCGCAAGGGAGGTCAGCATCGACGTTTACGCGCAGCATGTTGATGCCGTTGGCTTCGGGAGCCACACAGGCAGAATAAACGCCGATATGATCGCGGAATACGGGGCAAAGGGAAGCTTGGTCAATCATTCTGAGAGAAGGCTGAAGCTCGCCGATATTGAGTTCAACGTGAGCAGGCTGAGGGAGCTTGGTCTCACTTCGGTTGTCTGCACGAACAACGTCCCAACAACAGCCGCGGCGGCAGCGTTGAATCCGGACTTTGTCGCGGTGGAGCCACCTGAGCTGATAGGTAGCGGAATTCCGGTAAGCAAGGCCGAACCCGAGGTTGTGGAGAACTCAGTTAAGGCTGCAAAGGAAGTCAACAAGAGCGTTAGAGTTCTTTGTGGGGCGGGCATAACCACCCATGAGGACTACGTAAAAGCATTGGAGCTCGGAGCAGAGGGTGTGCTACTCGCGAGTGGGGTTGTTAAGGCCGAAGACCAGAAGAGGGCACTTGAGGAGCTCGTAGGGCTTCTTTAG
- a CDS encoding bifunctional 5,6,7,8-tetrahydromethanopterin hydro-lyase/3-hexulose-6-phosphate synthase, producing MEFRIGEALIGEGFEVAHVDLIIGTKDSPAGIAFANALANLSAGHTPLLAVLRPNLITKPPAVIVPKVTVKDMHQAELIFGPAQAAVAKAVADAVEEGIIPRERADEYVVVASVFIHPNAKNKHKIYYYNYGATKLAIKRAMQNFPDVDTVLYEKDRSFHPFVGRKLTKLWDPPYLQIAIDIPDLGEVLKVLEQIPDSDHIVFEVGTPLAKRYGCEVILKLREVKPDAFYILDLKTLDVGNLEARMAADATANAVVISGLAPTSTIVKGIREAEKTGILSYVDMMNVDDPIKRLEEIQKAGVLPNVVELHRAIDSEDKEPPWMLAGKIKEKFSVLVAVAGGIRPENVEEVIAAGADIIVVGRAVTKARDVEGAVRKFMSHMKPDTDQFRIMTDF from the coding sequence ATGGAGTTCAGAATAGGTGAGGCTCTTATCGGAGAGGGTTTTGAAGTGGCTCACGTTGATTTGATAATTGGCACGAAGGACAGCCCCGCCGGAATTGCCTTCGCCAACGCTCTTGCCAACCTTTCTGCAGGCCACACACCGCTTCTCGCGGTTCTCAGACCAAACCTGATAACCAAGCCGCCTGCTGTGATAGTCCCAAAGGTAACGGTCAAGGACATGCATCAGGCTGAGCTTATTTTCGGTCCGGCTCAAGCTGCAGTGGCGAAGGCTGTTGCGGATGCGGTTGAGGAGGGAATAATCCCAAGGGAGAGGGCGGACGAGTACGTTGTTGTTGCAAGCGTTTTCATCCACCCAAACGCCAAAAACAAGCACAAGATTTACTACTACAACTATGGCGCCACAAAGCTCGCAATAAAGAGGGCGATGCAGAACTTCCCGGATGTTGATACCGTGCTTTACGAGAAGGACCGCAGTTTCCACCCGTTTGTTGGAAGAAAGCTCACGAAGCTCTGGGACCCGCCATATCTGCAGATTGCCATCGACATTCCAGATCTGGGTGAGGTGCTGAAGGTTCTTGAGCAGATTCCTGACAGCGACCACATCGTTTTCGAGGTTGGAACGCCTTTGGCAAAGAGATACGGCTGTGAGGTAATCCTGAAGCTCAGAGAGGTGAAGCCCGATGCGTTTTACATCCTCGACCTGAAGACGCTCGATGTTGGCAATCTCGAAGCGAGAATGGCTGCAGACGCTACCGCAAACGCGGTTGTGATTTCGGGACTCGCGCCCACAAGCACAATCGTTAAGGGGATAAGGGAAGCGGAGAAAACAGGAATTTTGAGCTACGTGGACATGATGAACGTCGATGATCCGATTAAAAGGCTTGAAGAGATTCAGAAGGCTGGAGTTTTACCAAACGTCGTTGAGCTTCACAGAGCGATAGACAGCGAGGACAAAGAGCCTCCGTGGATGCTTGCCGGAAAGATAAAGGAGAAGTTCAGCGTCCTCGTCGCCGTTGCAGGTGGGATAAGGCCAGAAAACGTTGAGGAGGTAATTGCCGCTGGAGCGGACATCATAGTTGTCGGCAGAGCTGTAACGAAGGCCAGAGACGTTGAGGGAGCTGTAAGGAAATTCATGAGCCACATGAAGCCCGACACAGACCAGTTCCGCATTATGACGGACTTTTGA
- a CDS encoding DUF362 domain-containing protein encodes MRVIVERVESYKDARKFVERVFEVFNPKFRYIKPNFLKHDSPENGCITHPELVKAVVGVAREHGVEPVVIEGGFYKNSASKCFVDFGLKDLVECRNLNREEFVEVDIGGEVLERVKVAETALDAKKEGYISIPKMKVHHLTKVTLGIKNNMGFLKKPAVYMHPKIHRKLVDLLGFMQPSLTIVDGIIGGTNSEMRPKPVKHGVLVAGDNVVAVDLIAARLMGFNLNEVEHIRNAMERFGVREEDIEVLSNPGIERLVRSDYRLSLGSKFLGRLGI; translated from the coding sequence ATGAGAGTTATTGTTGAGAGGGTTGAGAGCTACAAAGATGCCCGCAAGTTTGTTGAGAGGGTTTTTGAGGTCTTCAATCCAAAATTCAGGTACATCAAGCCAAATTTTCTCAAGCATGACAGTCCAGAGAATGGCTGTATCACGCATCCTGAGCTTGTGAAAGCTGTGGTGGGGGTTGCGAGAGAGCATGGAGTTGAGCCGGTCGTGATAGAGGGGGGATTTTACAAAAACTCCGCCTCAAAGTGCTTCGTGGATTTTGGGCTGAAAGATTTGGTTGAGTGCAGAAATCTAAACCGGGAGGAGTTTGTTGAGGTAGATATTGGCGGAGAGGTTCTTGAGAGGGTCAAGGTTGCCGAAACGGCGCTGGATGCGAAGAAGGAAGGATACATTTCAATTCCGAAGATGAAGGTTCATCATCTCACCAAGGTCACGCTTGGGATAAAGAACAACATGGGATTTCTGAAGAAACCCGCTGTTTACATGCATCCGAAAATCCACAGAAAGCTCGTTGACTTGCTTGGATTCATGCAGCCATCTTTAACCATCGTCGATGGCATTATTGGCGGGACGAACTCGGAAATGAGGCCAAAGCCCGTCAAACACGGAGTTCTTGTTGCGGGCGACAACGTAGTTGCTGTTGACTTGATCGCAGCAAGGCTCATGGGCTTCAACTTGAATGAGGTGGAGCACATAAGAAATGCGATGGAGAGGTTTGGTGTGAGAGAGGAGGACATAGAGGTTTTGAGCAATCCGGGGATAGAGAGGCTTGTGAGAAGTGACTACAGGCTCTCACTGGGCAGCAAGTTCTTGGGAAGGCTCGGAATTTAA
- a CDS encoding DUF166 domain-containing protein, translated as MELGIIYSGEFGKRFVSNLAYPYLCPTFGACGINGCDYCKRYDFSSSIVYAKELAEPQEIGLYVEEPESYLEPFECDIAVAINVHPDILVSLPEIGEFKALIVPACNQNWCLPGLRKQLAEKCGELGIEFASPKPFCSLTGNSGWISRFIDEFKIGRPEFRVERGGDAIKKVEVIKSDPCGSAYFVAKRMTGYIIESKEDFWKEIHQHQCAYPCMASMDRDVELKEAPFHLAGYIMVYQFSTAAGVEAEEFVPEHFREIVCRAR; from the coding sequence GTGGAGCTGGGAATAATTTACAGCGGCGAATTCGGGAAGAGATTTGTAAGCAATCTCGCCTACCCTTACCTCTGCCCGACTTTTGGGGCCTGCGGGATAAACGGATGCGACTACTGCAAGAGATACGATTTCTCATCCAGCATCGTTTACGCCAAGGAGCTTGCAGAGCCTCAGGAAATAGGCCTCTACGTGGAGGAGCCGGAAAGCTACCTGGAGCCGTTCGAGTGCGATATTGCGGTTGCGATAAACGTGCATCCGGACATTCTGGTATCATTGCCTGAAATTGGTGAGTTTAAAGCCTTAATCGTCCCCGCTTGCAACCAGAACTGGTGCCTTCCCGGATTGAGGAAGCAGCTTGCTGAGAAATGCGGCGAGCTCGGCATCGAGTTTGCCTCTCCCAAGCCCTTCTGCTCCCTTACCGGCAACTCAGGCTGGATTTCCAGATTCATTGATGAATTTAAAATTGGCAGACCAGAGTTCAGAGTTGAGAGGGGCGGGGATGCCATTAAGAAGGTAGAGGTCATAAAAAGCGACCCGTGCGGTTCCGCATACTTTGTTGCAAAGAGGATGACGGGTTACATAATAGAGAGCAAAGAGGATTTCTGGAAGGAGATACACCAGCACCAGTGCGCCTATCCGTGCATGGCGAGCATGGACAGAGATGTTGAGCTCAAGGAGGCCCCTTTCCACCTCGCGGGCTACATAATGGTCTACCAGTTCAGCACCGCCGCCGGAGTTGAGGCTGAGGAGTTCGTTCCAGAGCACTTCAGGGAAATCGTCTGTCGAGCTCGCTGA
- a CDS encoding diacylglycerol/polyprenol kinase family protein, with protein MSDLLPLISVYGYVAALLLISEKTLKNEVVSRKFLHIMVGNIAFILPFFESRFVMAFLAAFPFVVLTFLMSPHSPVKLSSRTSVAGHGLGLVYYSIAWTVLAYAFFDRPDVIAVGIMAMSYGDGLASLIGGRYGKRKFRILGDEKSLEGSVAMFLGCVASFSVVSLYYHGSAGPLLLPLAAFATVVEAVTPKGLDNLSVSILTAILYFWMA; from the coding sequence ATGTCCGATTTGCTTCCACTGATTTCGGTTTACGGCTACGTGGCAGCCCTTCTGCTTATATCGGAAAAGACGTTGAAAAATGAAGTGGTGAGCAGAAAATTTCTCCACATAATGGTTGGCAACATAGCCTTCATCCTCCCCTTCTTTGAGTCGAGGTTCGTCATGGCCTTTCTCGCTGCCTTTCCCTTCGTCGTTCTCACCTTCTTGATGAGCCCCCACTCACCCGTAAAGCTGTCGAGCAGGACGAGCGTCGCAGGCCACGGATTGGGGCTGGTTTACTACTCGATTGCATGGACCGTTCTCGCCTACGCTTTCTTTGACCGTCCTGATGTCATAGCTGTTGGGATAATGGCAATGTCGTATGGCGACGGTCTCGCATCTCTGATTGGGGGTAGGTATGGTAAGAGAAAGTTCAGGATTTTGGGAGACGAGAAAAGCCTGGAGGGCAGCGTTGCTATGTTTCTGGGATGCGTTGCCTCCTTCTCGGTGGTTTCACTCTACTATCACGGCTCTGCAGGTCCACTGCTGCTTCCTCTGGCAGCTTTCGCAACGGTTGTGGAGGCTGTAACTCCCAAGGGGCTGGACAACCTGAGCGTTTCAATTTTAACCGCAATACTATACTTCTGGATGGCATGA
- a CDS encoding IS481-like element ISA0963-3 family transposase — translation MRKLTNKKIRWIIRQLDKGAPVKEIAAVMRVTPRRIYQLKKQYEETGQIPELKQAGRKPKPIDEKTEQIILQAYNKYRLSPVPLEKLIERDYGIHISHNTIYKVLLKHGLVEENMSKKKRRKWVRYERTHSMSLWQGDWKRLGEKWIIAFMDDASRFITCYGVFDSATTENTIRVLKVGFREYGIPDEILTDHGTQFVAAKSREKAKHRFREFLAENGVRHVLARINHPQTNGKIERFFGLMEQKIHLFDSLDEFIYWYNYVKPHMSLNFDELETPYQAFLRKLPAERVFEYGRWLFEE, via the coding sequence GTGAGAAAACTAACGAACAAAAAGATCAGGTGGATAATCAGACAGCTTGACAAGGGAGCTCCAGTAAAGGAAATAGCCGCTGTGATGAGAGTTACACCAAGAAGAATCTACCAGCTTAAAAAACAATATGAGGAAACTGGCCAGATTCCAGAACTAAAACAAGCAGGAAGAAAGCCCAAACCAATTGACGAGAAAACAGAGCAAATCATCCTGCAAGCTTACAACAAATACAGACTCAGCCCAGTACCTCTTGAAAAGCTGATAGAAAGGGATTACGGCATCCACATCTCCCATAATACAATCTACAAAGTTTTACTCAAACACGGTTTGGTGGAGGAGAACATGAGCAAGAAGAAACGAAGGAAATGGGTTAGGTACGAAAGAACCCACTCAATGTCTTTATGGCAGGGAGACTGGAAGAGGCTTGGAGAGAAATGGATTATAGCCTTCATGGATGATGCTTCCCGCTTTATTACTTGTTACGGAGTCTTCGATTCAGCTACGACTGAGAACACGATTAGAGTCCTGAAAGTGGGATTCAGGGAGTATGGCATTCCGGATGAGATCCTCACAGATCACGGAACTCAGTTTGTTGCAGCTAAAAGCAGAGAGAAGGCCAAGCATAGATTCAGGGAGTTTTTGGCCGAGAATGGAGTAAGGCATGTTCTTGCCAGAATAAACCATCCACAAACGAATGGAAAGATAGAGAGGTTCTTTGGTTTGATGGAGCAGAAGATCCATCTGTTTGATTCTTTGGATGAGTTCATTTATTGGTACAATTACGTTAAGCCTCACATGAGCCTGAATTTCGACGAATTGGAGACTCCCTATCAGGCCTTTTTGAGGAAGCTACCTGCTGAAAGGGTGTTTGAGTACGGGAGGTGGTTGTTTGAGGAGTGA